In Streptomyces sp. NBC_00569, a single genomic region encodes these proteins:
- a CDS encoding uridine kinase family protein: MSSHPSIPTRVVLLAGPSGSGKSSFASRSGLPVLCLDDFYKESDDPTLPQVPGSSDIDWDSPRSWDTEVAVAAIAELCRTGRTRVPVYDIATSSRVGEETLDIERTPLFIAEGIFAADIVERCRDLGLLADALCLRGRPSTTFRRRLLRDLREGRKSVPFLLRRGWRLMRAERGIVARQTALGAHACGKEEALGRLAAAAAGRCVKARAEA; the protein is encoded by the coding sequence GTGAGTTCCCATCCCTCGATACCGACCCGGGTCGTCCTGCTGGCAGGCCCTTCCGGCTCCGGCAAGTCGTCGTTCGCGTCCCGCTCCGGGCTCCCCGTGCTGTGCCTGGACGACTTCTACAAGGAGAGCGACGATCCGACGCTGCCGCAGGTGCCGGGCAGCTCGGACATCGACTGGGACTCTCCCCGCTCCTGGGACACGGAGGTGGCCGTCGCCGCGATCGCGGAGCTGTGCCGCACGGGCCGCACCCGCGTTCCCGTCTACGACATCGCGACCAGCTCGCGGGTGGGCGAGGAGACGCTCGACATCGAGCGCACGCCGCTGTTCATCGCGGAGGGCATCTTCGCCGCGGACATCGTGGAGCGCTGCCGGGACCTCGGCCTGCTCGCCGACGCGCTGTGCCTGCGCGGCCGCCCGTCCACGACGTTCCGCCGCCGGCTCCTGCGGGACCTCAGGGAGGGCCGCAAGTCCGTGCCGTTCCTGCTGCGCCGCGGCTGGCGCCTGATGCGCGCGGAGCGCGGCATCGTGGCGCGCCAGACGGCGCTCGGCGCGCACGCGTGCGGCAAGGAGGAGGCACTCGGCCGCCTCGCCGCGGCCGCCGCGGGCCGTTGCGTGAAGGCCCGCGCCGAGGCGTGA
- a CDS encoding SigE family RNA polymerase sigma factor, which translates to MNTLHSTTTGAVVTRLHDALVRSPGSGKHELSGAVSGRGCARGTGRQHTAYMTVVDANQAVSDGGAAYGEESGERKKSLSEAEFTAYVQERRASLYATAYHLTGDRFEAEDLLQSALFSTYRAWDRISDKAAVGGYLRRTMTNLHISAWRRRKLNEYPTEELPETAGDTDAMRGTELRAVLWQALARLPETQRTMLVLRYYEGRTDPEIADILDISVGTVKSSIWRSLRRLREDEVLSFGRDLEESFGELVA; encoded by the coding sequence ATGAACACGCTGCACAGCACCACCACTGGCGCAGTTGTCACACGTCTTCATGACGCTCTCGTGCGGAGTCCCGGTTCCGGGAAGCACGAGTTGTCCGGTGCCGTGAGCGGGCGGGGGTGCGCTCGCGGCACCGGGCGTCAGCACACCGCGTACATGACGGTGGTTGACGCGAACCAGGCGGTGTCCGACGGGGGAGCCGCGTACGGGGAGGAATCGGGGGAGCGGAAGAAGTCCCTGTCGGAGGCCGAGTTCACGGCCTACGTCCAGGAACGCCGCGCCTCCCTGTACGCAACCGCCTACCACCTGACCGGTGACCGGTTCGAGGCCGAGGACCTGCTCCAGAGCGCCCTCTTCTCGACGTACCGCGCCTGGGACAGGATCAGCGACAAGGCGGCGGTCGGGGGCTACCTCCGCCGCACCATGACCAATCTGCACATCAGCGCGTGGCGCCGCCGCAAGCTGAACGAGTACCCGACCGAGGAACTGCCGGAGACGGCGGGCGACACGGACGCGATGCGCGGCACGGAGCTGCGCGCGGTTCTCTGGCAGGCCCTGGCCCGCCTCCCCGAAACGCAGCGCACGATGCTCGTACTGCGCTACTACGAGGGTCGTACGGACCCCGAGATCGCGGACATCCTCGACATCAGTGTCGGCACGGTGAAGTCCAGCATCTGGCGCTCCCTGCGCCGGCTGCGCGAGGACGAGGTCCTCAGCTTCGGCCGTGACCTGGAGGAGTCCTTCGGCGAGCTGGTGGCCTGA
- the afsQ1 gene encoding two-component system response regulator AfsQ1, with product MPSLLLIEDDDAIRTALELSLTRQGHRVATAATGEDGLKLLREQRPDLIVLDVMLPGIDGFEVCRRIRRTDQLPIILLTARSDDIDVVVGLESGADDYVVKPVQGRVLDARIRAVLRRGEREANDAASFGSLVIDRAAMTVTKNGEDLQLTPTELRLLLELSRRPGQALSRQQLLRLVWEHDYLGDSRLVDACVQRLRAKVEDVPSSPTLIRTVRGVGYRLDTPQ from the coding sequence GTGCCTTCCCTGTTGCTGATCGAGGACGACGACGCCATCCGAACGGCCCTGGAGCTCTCTCTTACGCGCCAGGGCCATCGGGTTGCCACCGCTGCCACCGGAGAGGACGGTCTGAAGCTGTTGCGTGAGCAGCGGCCGGACCTGATCGTGCTGGATGTGATGCTGCCCGGCATCGACGGGTTCGAGGTGTGCCGGCGTATCCGGCGCACGGACCAGTTGCCGATCATCCTGCTCACGGCGCGCAGCGACGACATCGATGTGGTGGTCGGGCTGGAGTCCGGCGCCGACGACTACGTCGTGAAACCGGTGCAGGGGCGGGTGCTCGACGCCCGGATCCGCGCGGTGCTCCGGCGGGGCGAGCGGGAGGCCAACGACGCGGCGTCGTTCGGCAGTCTCGTCATCGACCGGGCCGCGATGACGGTCACGAAGAACGGCGAGGACCTCCAACTGACGCCCACGGAGCTGCGATTGCTCCTCGAGCTGAGCCGCAGGCCGGGCCAGGCGCTGTCGCGGCAGCAGCTGCTGCGCCTGGTGTGGGAGCACGACTACCTCGGTGACTCGCGGCTCGTCGACGCGTGTGTGCAGCGGCTGCGCGCGAAGGTCGAGGACGTGCCGTCGTCGCCGACGCTGATCCGTACGGTGCGCGGGGTCGGATACCGGCTGGACACGCCTCAGTGA
- a CDS encoding HAMP domain-containing sensor histidine kinase — protein sequence MSDAHDRLRGWAAAKKAILAGLRFTSLRLRLVVVFALVALTAAVSASGIAYWLNREAVLTRAQDAALSDFQQEMQNRAAALPEHPTQGELQHAANLMASSSQHFSVLLISDDKDGRRIAGNSDLDAITLDEVPRSLRDAVNREQPLTDGNKHPYHLYWQRIVSNDTPYLVGGARVIDGGPTGYMLKSLEPEAKDLNSLAWSLGIATALALVGSALLAQAAATTVLKPVHRLGRAARRLGEGKLDTRLRVSGTDELADLSRTFNRTAENLEKKVADMSAREEASRRFVADMSHELRTPLTAITAVTEVLEEELDAETGSVDPMIEPAVRLVVSETRRLNDLVENLMEVTRFDAGTARLVLDHVDIADQITACIDARAWLDAVDLDAERGIMARIDPRRLDVIMANLIGNALKHGGSPVRVSVRLADSALVIEVRDHGPGIPQDVLPHVFDRFYKASASRPRSEGSGLGLSIALENAHIHGGEITAANSPEGGAVFTFRLPLDASQLTLPPEDEGAVGDGSGEEGGAR from the coding sequence GTGAGTGATGCGCACGACCGGCTGCGGGGGTGGGCCGCGGCGAAGAAGGCGATACTCGCCGGCCTGCGCTTCACGAGCCTGCGGCTGCGGCTCGTCGTCGTCTTCGCCCTGGTGGCGCTGACCGCGGCGGTGTCGGCGTCGGGGATCGCGTACTGGCTGAACCGTGAGGCGGTGCTGACCCGGGCGCAGGACGCGGCGCTCAGCGACTTCCAGCAGGAGATGCAGAACCGCGCCGCGGCGCTGCCCGAGCATCCGACGCAGGGCGAGTTGCAGCATGCCGCGAACCTGATGGCGAGCAGCAGCCAGCACTTCAGTGTGCTGCTGATCAGCGACGACAAGGACGGCCGGCGGATCGCGGGCAACTCCGACCTGGACGCGATCACGCTGGACGAGGTGCCGCGTTCGCTGCGGGACGCGGTGAACAGGGAGCAGCCCCTCACGGACGGCAACAAGCACCCGTACCACCTGTACTGGCAGCGGATCGTCAGCAATGACACGCCGTATCTGGTCGGCGGGGCACGCGTGATCGACGGGGGGCCGACGGGCTACATGCTCAAGTCCCTGGAGCCGGAGGCGAAGGATCTCAACTCCCTTGCCTGGTCGCTCGGGATCGCGACGGCGCTCGCGCTGGTCGGTTCGGCGCTGCTCGCGCAGGCCGCGGCGACGACGGTGCTCAAGCCGGTGCACCGGCTCGGGCGGGCGGCCCGGCGGCTCGGGGAAGGGAAGCTGGACACGCGTCTGCGGGTGTCCGGTACGGATGAACTGGCCGATCTTTCCCGGACGTTCAACCGGACCGCGGAGAATCTGGAGAAGAAGGTCGCCGACATGAGTGCGCGCGAGGAGGCGTCGCGGCGCTTCGTCGCCGACATGTCGCACGAGCTGCGTACACCGCTGACCGCGATCACCGCGGTGACGGAGGTGCTCGAGGAGGAGCTCGACGCGGAGACCGGTTCGGTCGACCCGATGATCGAGCCGGCCGTGCGTCTCGTGGTGAGCGAGACGCGCCGGCTGAACGACCTGGTGGAGAACCTGATGGAGGTGACCCGCTTCGACGCCGGCACCGCCCGGCTCGTCCTCGACCACGTCGACATCGCCGACCAGATCACGGCCTGCATCGACGCCCGCGCCTGGCTCGACGCGGTGGACCTGGACGCGGAGCGCGGCATCATGGCCCGCATCGACCCGCGCCGCCTCGACGTCATCATGGCGAACCTGATCGGGAACGCGCTCAAGCACGGCGGCTCGCCGGTGCGGGTGTCCGTGCGGCTTGCGGACTCGGCGCTGGTGATCGAGGTGCGCGACCACGGGCCCGGCATCCCGCAGGACGTGCTCCCGCATGTCTTCGACCGGTTCTACAAGGCGAGCGCGTCGCGGCCGCGTTCGGAGGGCAGTGGGCTCGGGCTCTCGATCGCCCTGGAGAACGCGCACATCCACGGCGGCGAGATCACGGCCGCCAACTCCCCCGAGGGCGGCGCCGTGTTCACGTTCCGGCTGCCGCTCGACGCCTCACAGCTGACGCTGCCGCCCGAAGACGAGGGCGCCGTCGGTGACGGTTCCGGTGAGGAGGGCGGCGCGCGATGA